One part of the Macaca mulatta isolate MMU2019108-1 chromosome 6, T2T-MMU8v2.0, whole genome shotgun sequence genome encodes these proteins:
- the LOC144329378 gene encoding putative UDP-sugar transporter protein SLC35A4, which translates to MSVEDGGMPGLGHPRQARWTLMLLLSTAMYGAHAPLLALCHVDGRVPFRPSSAVLLTELTKLLLCAFSLLVGWQAWPQGAPPWRQAAPFAVSALLYGANNNLVIYLQRYMDPSTYQVLSNLKIGSTAVLYCLCLRHRLSVRQVLALLLLMAAGACCAAGGLQVPGNTVPSPSPAAAASPMPLHITPLGLLLLILYCLISGLSSVYTELLMKRQRLPLALQNLFLYTFGVLLNLGLHAGGGPGPGLLEGFSGWAALVVLSQALNGLLMSAVMKHGSSITRLFVVSCSLVVNAVLSAVMLRLQLTAAFFLATLLIGLAVRLYYGSR; encoded by the coding sequence ATGAGTGTAGAGGATGGGGGTATGCCGGGCCTGGGCCATCCCAGGCAGGCCCGCTGGACCCTGATGCTACTCCTATCCACTGCCATGTATGGTGCCCACGCCCCATTGCTGGCACTGTGCCATGTGGACGGCCGAGTGCCCTTCCGACCCTCCTCAGCCGTGCTGCTGACTGAGCTGACCAAGCTACTGTTATGCGCCTTCTCCCTTCTGGTAGGCTGGCAAGCATGGCCCCAGGGGGCCCCACCCTGGCGCCAGGCTGCTCCCTTCGCAGTATCAGCCTTGCTGTATGGCGCTAACAACAACCTAGTGATCTATCTTCAGCGTTACATGGACCCCAGCACCTACCAAGTGCTGAGCAATCTCAAGATTGGAAGCACGGCTGTGCTCTACTGCCTCTGCCTCCGGCACCGCCTCTCTGTGCGTCAGGTGTTAgcgctgctgctgctgatggctgcGGGGGCCTGCTGTGCAGCAGGCGGCCTTCAAGTTCCTGGGAACACCGTTCCCAGTccctctccagcagctgctgcaaGCCCCATGCCCCTGCATATCACTCCGCTGGGCCTCCTGCTCCTCATCCTGTACTGCCTCATCTCAGGCTTGTCTTCAGTGTACACAGAGCTGCTCATGAAGCGACAGCGGCTGCCCCTGGCACTTCAGAACCTCTTCCTCTACACTTTTGGTGTGCTCCTGAATCTAGGTCTGCATGCTGGCGGCGGCCCCGGCCCAGGCCTTCTAGAAGGTTTCTCAGGATGGGCAGCACTCGTGGTGCTGAGCCAGGCACTAAATGGACTGCTCATGTCCGCTGTCATGAAGCACGGCAGCAGCATCACACGCCTCTTTGTGGTGTCCTGCTCACTGGTGGTCAACGCCGTGCTCTCAGCAGTCATGCTACGGCTGCAGCTCACAGCCGCCTTCTTCCTGGCCACATTACTCATTGGCCTGGCCGTGCGCCTGTACTATGGTAGCCGCTAG